The window ATGCACATGACTCATAGTCTTCTGCATGAACCAATACAGGACAACCTAATGATGCGGCAGTTTTTACAATTTCTTCAACAAGTTTATCATTTACATCAACTGTTGCTTCAGATAATGTAGATGAATATGGAGGCATGTCCATATAGACATGTCCAACATCACCACCAAGATTCATGTAAATTTTAAATGAAGTGATTCCTTGTTCAATACAATAAGGCATTTCGTTGATTTGTTGAGGAGTAAAAATAGATGCATGAATTGTATAATCAACATAGTGATTTTTTGATGCAGCTTCTAGTTGTTCAGGTAATGAGGTTTTAAACGAATTTCCAAGTCGTAACATTCTCATCATAGTAGTTATTCCTCCAATAGCTGCTGCATGGGATTCAGTCTTTGCAGCCTGATCAATAGGGGAATACACTCCATAATGCACATGAGTATCAATTGGGCCAGGTATTGAGATTAGACCATTTCCGTTAATTTTATGATCACATGCAGGAATATCATTTGTAAAACCAACAATTTTTCCTTCATCTATTATGATATTTTTATCAAGCATTCCTTGAGGTAAAATTACATGTGAGTTTATGATCACGGTGTCATACGTCATCAAAAAAAATTCATGTTTCGCAGTCTATTATGCGTTGAGATGATATGAAAATGAATTATTCCATAGTAAATGAGTCATTTCGATAATGAGAAAATGAATAAAAACACAGTTCAGAGAGGTAATGGAAGGGCCGGTGGTTTAGTGGTATAATGCCTCGTTCGCAACGAGGATGTCGGGGGTTCAATTCCCCCCCGGTCCATTAAAATTTTTCCAGAAACTATTATACATAAACAGTGATTACAAAATCCTATGAAGGTTTTTGATGGGAAAAAAGCTGCACAAGAATACATGTCAAAACACACTCTTGCATTTTCTACTCCAGAACTAACTCTAATGAGATTTGCATTTTGGTTAGGAGATACAGTTCCAGATCCTGAAAACAAAGAAAACTCACTACCAAGAATGCTAACATTTATGGTGGAGCAAGACTTTGCACCGATTTTAATTGACGATGACAAATACGAACCATCTGGTGCTGTAAAAAGTTCCAATGTATATGGAAATGCATTTGCAGAACCAACTTCTGATGGTAAATTTTGTTCTGAATGTGGTACTACATTATCAAAGACAGCAAAGTTCTGTCCCGAATGCGGTACAACCCAGGATTAAATTTAAAATAATTTTTAATTTTATGTTTTAGTTCCACATTTTGTGCAAAACTTTGCATTCAGTCTTAATGCGGAACCACAAGATTTGCATCCATTTCCATCAGATGTAACGGTTCTTCTTGGTACAAGAGCTGGATCTGGTGATGGTAATGTTCCAACATCTCCAAATGCCTGTTGTGCAGATACTATTCCAGGAGGGCCACCAACTGGATTTTGTGCCGAACCAGTTCTTGGCATTCCCATTCCACTCATTCCAGGTTGTCCCATTCCTGGCATCAATCCAGGAGATTGAGTGTTACCGGAACCTGAGCCACGTGATTTTTTTAGCTCAAAAAGTACTTTGATTGCAAGAAATTCTAATGCAGAATATGCAACAACATAATCTCCTAATTTTTGAAAGAATTCTTTATCACTTAAAAGACCTTTTTTGTACATATTATTAGTATCAAGAAATGATTCATAGTATCCTTGAGAATCATCAAACAAGCTTTGTAGCTTATCAAATAGCATGTTGAGGGTATCTACTTCACCAAATGACATACACATGCTTTGCTTTTGGAATATTAATTACTTTAGGATCACTTAATTGAAAATTATTTCAGTTTTTGATTTCTTATGCACATAATTCTTAGGCAAAACTAATTCTAAATTCAATATAGAATCACAAAAAATAGAAAAATATGTAATAATTTATGCTTGTAATGCTCTGTCAATCATGTTTTTGTATGATTCTTTTGATGCTGCACCAACTTGCTGACTAACTACTTCACCTTTGTTAAGAATTATCAAGGTTGGAATGCTAAAGACATTGTATTTTGATGCTAATTCATTTGCTTCATCAACATTGACTTTTACAAATTTTACTTTGCCTTGATAGTCATTTGCTAATTCTTCAACTACAGGGCCCACCATTCTACATGGACCACACCATTGAGCCCAAAAGTCAACAAATACAGGTATGTCAGAATTGGATACATTGATTTCCCAAGACTTTGCATCTGAAACTTCTATTATTCCCATGATAATCATAATTTATCGAACATACCTAAAAATGTTCACCAGAATTAGCACCGTATTTTTTGTTGTAAAAGAAAAAGCAGATTTAGTGATATATACTTAAATGTCGTTTCAATAAATCTGAGATATGAGTGCTGAACTTAGACTAAAAAAATTAAGAGGGTCTGGTGGCTATGTTATGGCATCAGTTAATGATCAACAACAAATGAAAGGAAATTTAGGAGGTCCAGATCTATTTTTAGCACCAATTGGCAGATTAGATAGTCAAAAAATTACAAAGTACTTTTGCAATACATGTGAAAAAGAATTTGAAGGTCCTCCAAAAATAGAATACGAAAATCCAAATGAAGAAGTTGCAGAAAATTTAATTCTTGCAGAAAAAGGTCAGTATATTTGTAATACATGTAGTGCAACAATTGCAGAATATAGAGAATTTAAAAAACAAAATGAAATGGTTGAAGTTGGAAGTGCAAAACCATTAGAACCGTCTAGTCAAACTACACAAATCCCTAAACCCGAATCAATAGCACAAACTCCACCAAAAGTAGAAGTGCCAACTCAGCAAACAACACAACCTGGCCCAGCTACCTCAATTAGTTCAATTGAAGGATTATCAGTTTATGACGAAAATGCAAGAAAGATTGGAAAAGCAAAACAAGTTGGTATTGATTCAAATCAATCAGTTGTTTTATTAATTATAAAAAATGATGGAACTGAAGGAAGTGTTCCATGGAGTAACATAAGAAAAGTGGGAGAGATCATTCTGTTAGGAAATCCAACTGTTGAGATTCAACAAAGTCAACCAGGAAAATGTGCAAAATGTGGATTTTCAAATAAAGAAGGTTCCAAGTTCTGTGAAGAATGCGGTAGTAAGCTACAATAAGTGCTCATAAATTCTATCAATCAAAGATTAGGAGATATGATGAAATTTAACAAAAAATCAATGTCTAAAGGAATACTCAAAGATATCATAATTGTCGCTATAGGTGTAATTGTAATTTGGATTAGTTTACAAGTTGTATTTGGAACACAGAATCCATTTTACGTAGTGGCAAGTGGCAGTATGATTCCTGTTTTGGAAGTATATGATGTTTTGATTGTTCAAGGACATGTTCCATTTGAGGACATTAAAGTTGGAGATATCATTGTCTTTAATCGCCCAACAACTCATGACAGAGTAATTGTTCACAGAGTCGCATCTATAATTGATGATGAACCAAAAACCATTAGAACCAAAGGAGATGCAAATCCAGCATCTATTCCAGGGACAGATTTTCCAATCACTAAAGAAGACTATATCGGTAAAGTTGCCTATGTAATTCCTCAACTGGGATATGTTACTCAATTATTAAAACCACCGATAAACTATATCATAATTGTAATTGTGGTAGGAATCATGATTGTAAAACAGGTATACAAAAAGAAAAATGAAAAAGAAATAGCAATACAAGACATACCAGATCCAAATGATTCTCAAATAGAGTCAACTGTAGATATTCCAGAATTAGAGAAATTAGAAAAAGACAAAGAATATTCTAAACACGAAGAGAGCAAACTCCCACAATCAGAAGAATCTGAAAAAGACCAAAAATAATTTTCTTAAAACAAATTTAGATTCTAAAGATAATTATTTTCACTATAAAACAGAGTCTTTAGTCTTGAAAACTCTATTGAAATAATCAGATGGTTCATTTGGTTTTTCAATATCGTTTGTAATTCCTGCAAGATTTTTTGCAAGGTTCTTTTTGTATCCAATTTGCATTTGTCGTTGCATTTGAATCCTTTGGGCTTGTGGAGAACCTGCACCATGCATTGATTCAGTAAGGTATCCAACTGCATTTCTTCCCAGTGTCATATTCTCAATTAATCGAAGTATTCTCATTCTATTTTCAACGTCTGCACCCTTACGTCCTTTAAGATATTTTTTTAGCATTGGTCCTGCAATTGGATGTCGGAAATCTTTTTCAGATGGTAATGTTACTACTAATCCACCAGCAATATCTTGTGCCAGTCTACTGATTTCATAGGGGAATCTAGTTACATTATGTTTACAGACTTGGGCAAGCATGTCTTCATTAAGATATACGCCTGATTTCATTTTGTGACCTTGATGAGATGAAGCTATTCCTGCTGCAAAAATCGTTTCATTTAGATGAGTCATCTCAATAATTTTGTCTTTAATATGAGATACGTTTGGAACACCATTGTAATCAGCAATTGCAGCGGCTGCACCAATTAAGACATCACCTAAACCAGTTTTACACACATAGCTACGTCTATGATAACAAGTAAAGCGTTCAATTAGCATAGATGCAAATTCATATTCTCCATACATGAACACTTTATCCCATGGAATGAATACATTTTCTAAAATCATTAATGCTTCTTGTCCACCAAACTTTGCATTACCATCATCAATATCACCTTCTTCCATACTTCTAGTGTCACAAGATTGTCTGCCATAGATGTAAGTCACTCCTTTAGCATCTGCAGGTATTGCGCCAACAACTGCCCAATCTTTATCATTTTCAGTCAATCTTACTGTTGGCATCAAAATTATCCAATGAGAGTTAATACATCCGGTTTGGTGTGCTTTAGCTCCTGAAACATAGATTCCTTTATCATCTTTAGAAACTACTCTAGTAAACAAATCAGGATCATCTTGTTCTGCAGGTCCTTTGCTTCTGTCTCCTTTTGGATCAGTCATTGCACCACCAATCACAAGATTTTCTTTTTGCATCATCTTTACAAATTCTAAAAATCGTTTATGGTAATTTGTTTTGTACTTTTCATCAATTTCAAATGTAGTTGAATGTAATGCATTTAGTGCATCCATTCCAACACATCTCTGAAAACAGGTTCCGGTGTTTTGTCCCAGTTTTCTTTGCATCTTATTTTGTAAAACTAAATCTTGAGCACTTTCTGCAATATGTAAAAATCTGTTAACTGTCAAGCCTGTAAGTGACGAATGTGCTGATGCAAGTTCCTCTTCTCGAACAGCCAAGTCATATGTTTCTGCTACTGCATTAATTGAAGGTCTAATCATTGGATGATCTACAGGCTCTTTTACTAGCTCACCAAATAGGTAAACTTTGAGATCTCTGCCCCTTAGACTTTCGATATAATCATTTCCAGTTCTAATTGTCTTTAAGACATTAGCCATGTAACATTAGTAGTTTCTAGGTTGTATAAATATTCTAAAAATATTCGAGTAAAAATTTACGAGTGAATTGCGATCAGAGTCCAATTCGGACATCAAGAATCTTGCATCCTTTACCTTTCTCCATTACAAGTACTGGATTCATGTCAAGCTCCTTAATTTCCTTAAAATCAGTAACTAATTGAGATAACCTTTGAATACATTCAGATAATTTTGCTATATCAGAAGGCTTTTCTCCTCTTACCCCTTGAAGTAACTTTTGGGTTTTAATTGATGCAATCATGTCGTCTGCTTCTTTATCTGTAACTGGTGCAAGTTTGAAAGTTACATCTTTGAGAACCTCAACGTAAATTCCACCCATTCCAAGCATTATGACTGGGCCAAATCCAGGTTCTAGTTTAGAGCCTATAATCAACTCTTTACCTCCTTTTACCATTTCAACAATCAAAACACCTTTGATCTCGGCATTTTTGTTATACTTTTTGGCATTTGCGATAATAGTTTTGAATGCTTCTTTGATCTCTGAATCATTTGTTAGATTTACCTTGACACCACCTGCATCTGATTTGTGAATGATTTGCGGTGATGCAATCTTCATAACTACAGGGTAACCAATTTGTTTTGCAATCTTTATTGCATCTGCTTCAGTTTTTGCAAGTGCGCTTTTTGGTAATGGTAATCCATATGCTTTGAGAACCTCTTGTCCTTCTTCTTCCAATAGATTTGGTCGTTTTTCTTTTTTTACTTTATCAATTATTTTCTTTGCTTTTAGTTTATCAACTTTAAATTTAGGAAGTTTTCCTTCTGGAGATTTTATCCAGTTTGAAAATTTAAGCATTGCAGCAAGTGCACGAATTGATCCTTCTGCATATGTGTAATATGGAACATCACCTTCAGCTAGAATTTCTCTATTGGTAATTCCTTCATCTAATCCCATCAAGCTTGCAAGCATTGTCTTTTTGTATTTTTTAGACATTGCAACTATTACTTCTGCTAATTTATCATAGTTCAGAGTTCCAGATGGAGTACACATTGAAATTACAGAACCCACATTAGGGTGAGCCAAAACACGATCCAAAACATTGCTGAATCGATTAAAATCAGCATCACCTACAATATCAACAGGATTTCGTGAGCTTCCCCATGGTGGAATAACTGCATCAATTTTTTTTCTAATACTATCAATATTTGCCATTTTAATTCCAAGTCTAGAGCAAGCATCAGTGGAAATGATTGCTGGTCCGCCTGCATTTGATACAATTACAAGATCTCCGCCAGTTGGAAGTGGCTGTTTAGAAAATGCAACTGCATAATCAAAGAGTTCTTCCATTGTATCAACACGAATTGCACCTGACTGTTTTAGTAAAGCATCATAGATTTCATCAGAACCCATCAAGGCTCCCGTATGAGACATTGCAGCTTTTGCTCCTTCTGGACTACGCCCAGACTTGAGAACAAGAACTGGTTTTTTGAGTTTTTTAGTAATATTTTTACAAACTTTAAGAAATTCCTGACCATCACCCATATCTTCAAGATACATTACAATTACTTTGGTTTGATTGTGATTAGCTAAAATTTTGAGAATATCTACTTCACTCATTGCAGCTTTGTTTCCCATACTAATTACTGCAGAAAATCCAATTCCTTGTGCACTAGCATCTTCAACTAATGCTGCACATATTGCACCACTTTGAGAGACAAGTGCGATTTTACCTGACTTTGGAGTAACTTTAAGAAAAGTAGAATTCATCATTGTTTTTGGATCTAGGTTCATGACACCAAGACAATTTGGTCCAATGATTTGTATTTTGTATTTTTTAGCAATATCTTTTATTTTTTGTTCTCGTTTTGCTCCTTCTTCATCAACTTCTTTAAAACCAGCAGTGATGATAATTACTCCTTTAACTTTTTTCTTTCCGCATTCTTCTAAAACATCTGCAACCAAAAGATTGTTGATTACAATTACTGCAAGATCAACTGGTTTAGGAATATCCATTACACTCTTGTAAGCTGTTTTGTAAAACACAGTTGGTCTTGTAGGACTAACAGGGTAAACAATTCCTTTGAAGCCATTCATAATATTTGATGTAATAGTTGCTCCAACACTTCCACGTTTATCTGATGCACCTATAATTGCTATAGATTTTGGTGAGAGAAAAACAGATTCGGCCACGTTAATTTGAACTAAAGATTTTGTATAATAAAGTTATTCATAGAAATATCTGATCTCTTTTTAGCTACCTAACATCTTGCCTGCCAAATTTTCTTTTCGAGGAACCCATAACAGAGTAATTTTAGAATATTTTCCTATAAGAGACCACGCTTCTCGTGCAAGTTCTCGTAGTTTTTCGTTGTTTATCGCAAATTCATGATTTAATTGAGATATGGTATTTTTTGAATCACTAAAAATTGTAATATTATCAGTAGAATCTACAAATTTTTTTAATGCTGCAATAATTGCCATGTATTCAGCCTGGTTGTTTGTGATCTCTGGTTTTTTTTCATAAAATGATTCACCAGTTTCTTTTACAAAATAACCAAACCCTCCATTTGGACCACCAGATCCATCAACGTATACACTAATTGCCATCTTTATACAACCTTGTCATCTTTACACTCAAATTAATTATTACCATGTAAATTATTGTAGATATAACTTGCGATACAATAGATGCAAGATAAGCATCGTAATTTAGCATAAGGAAATAATATTGCAAAATCCATCTCACTATAGTATAAACAACTTCAGCTATACCAAGTGATGCTACAATTTTTATCAAGTCATGCTTTAATTTGGCTTTATCAGTTTGACCTGATTCAAGCAAATACTTTTTTCGGTTATCTAAATAGTATAAACC is drawn from Candidatus Nitrosarchaeum limnium SFB1 and contains these coding sequences:
- a CDS encoding peptidase S26B, signal peptidase — protein: MSKGILKDIIIVAIGVIVIWISLQVVFGTQNPFYVVASGSMIPVLEVYDVLIVQGHVPFEDIKVGDIIVFNRPTTHDRVIVHRVASIIDDEPKTIRTKGDANPASIPGTDFPITKEDYIGKVAYVIPQLGYVTQLLKPPINYIIIVIVVGIMIVKQVYKKKNEKEIAIQDIPDPNDSQIESTVDIPELEKLEKDKEYSKHEESKLPQSEESEKDQK
- a CDS encoding hypothetical protein (hypothetical protein Nmar_0211); the protein is MKVFDGKKAAQEYMSKHTLAFSTPELTLMRFAFWLGDTVPDPENKENSLPRMLTFMVEQDFAPILIDDDKYEPSGAVKSSNVYGNAFAEPTSDGKFCSECGTTLSKTAKFCPECGTTQD
- a CDS encoding hypothetical protein (hypothetical protein Nmar_0209) — protein: MSAELRLKKLRGSGGYVMASVNDQQQMKGNLGGPDLFLAPIGRLDSQKITKYFCNTCEKEFEGPPKIEYENPNEEVAENLILAEKGQYICNTCSATIAEYREFKKQNEMVEVGSAKPLEPSSQTTQIPKPESIAQTPPKVEVPTQQTTQPGPATSISSIEGLSVYDENARKIGKAKQVGIDSNQSVVLLIIKNDGTEGSVPWSNIRKVGEIILLGNPTVEIQQSQPGKCAKCGFSNKEGSKFCEECGSKLQ
- a CDS encoding CoA-binding domain-containing protein, giving the protein MAESVFLSPKSIAIIGASDKRGSVGATITSNIMNGFKGIVYPVSPTRPTVFYKTAYKSVMDIPKPVDLAVIVINNLLVADVLEECGKKKVKGVIIITAGFKEVDEEGAKREQKIKDIAKKYKIQIIGPNCLGVMNLDPKTMMNSTFLKVTPKSGKIALVSQSGAICAALVEDASAQGIGFSAVISMGNKAAMSEVDILKILANHNQTKVIVMYLEDMGDGQEFLKVCKNITKKLKKPVLVLKSGRSPEGAKAAMSHTGALMGSDEIYDALLKQSGAIRVDTMEELFDYAVAFSKQPLPTGGDLVIVSNAGGPAIISTDACSRLGIKMANIDSIRKKIDAVIPPWGSSRNPVDIVGDADFNRFSNVLDRVLAHPNVGSVISMCTPSGTLNYDKLAEVIVAMSKKYKKTMLASLMGLDEGITNREILAEGDVPYYTYAEGSIRALAAMLKFSNWIKSPEGKLPKFKVDKLKAKKIIDKVKKEKRPNLLEEEGQEVLKAYGLPLPKSALAKTEADAIKIAKQIGYPVVMKIASPQIIHKSDAGGVKVNLTNDSEIKEAFKTIIANAKKYNKNAEIKGVLIVEMVKGGKELIIGSKLEPGFGPVIMLGMGGIYVEVLKDVTFKLAPVTDKEADDMIASIKTQKLLQGVRGEKPSDIAKLSECIQRLSQLVTDFKEIKELDMNPVLVMEKGKGCKILDVRIGL
- a CDS encoding hypothetical protein (hypothetical protein Nmar_0212), giving the protein MCMSFGEVDTLNMLFDKLQSLFDDSQGYYESFLDTNNMYKKGLLSDKEFFQKLGDYVVAYSALEFLAIKVLFELKKSRGSGSGNTQSPGLMPGMGQPGMSGMGMPRTGSAQNPVGGPPGIVSAQQAFGDVGTLPSPDPALVPRRTVTSDGNGCKSCGSALRLNAKFCTKCGTKT
- a CDS encoding vinylacetyl-CoA Delta-isomerase, whose translation is MANVLKTIRTGNDYIESLRGRDLKVYLFGELVKEPVDHPMIRPSINAVAETYDLAVREEELASAHSSLTGLTVNRFLHIAESAQDLVLQNKMQRKLGQNTGTCFQRCVGMDALNALHSTTFEIDEKYKTNYHKRFLEFVKMMQKENLVIGGAMTDPKGDRSKGPAEQDDPDLFTRVVSKDDKGIYVSGAKAHQTGCINSHWIILMPTVRLTENDKDWAVVGAIPADAKGVTYIYGRQSCDTRSMEEGDIDDGNAKFGGQEALMILENVFIPWDKVFMYGEYEFASMLIERFTCYHRRSYVCKTGLGDVLIGAAAAIADYNGVPNVSHIKDKIIEMTHLNETIFAAGIASSHQGHKMKSGVYLNEDMLAQVCKHNVTRFPYEISRLAQDIAGGLVVTLPSEKDFRHPIAGPMLKKYLKGRKGADVENRMRILRLIENMTLGRNAVGYLTESMHGAGSPQAQRIQMQRQMQIGYKKNLAKNLAGITNDIEKPNEPSDYFNRVFKTKDSVL
- a CDS encoding thioredoxin, yielding MGIIEVSDAKSWEINVSNSDIPVFVDFWAQWCGPCRMVGPVVEELANDYQGKVKFVKVNVDEANELASKYNVFSIPTLIILNKGEVVSQQVGAASKESYKNMIDRALQA
- a CDS encoding ribonuclease H, which encodes MAISVYVDGSGGPNGGFGYFVKETGESFYEKKPEITNNQAEYMAIIAALKKFVDSTDNITIFSDSKNTISQLNHEFAINNEKLRELAREAWSLIGKYSKITLLWVPRKENLAGKMLGS
- a CDS encoding hypothetical protein (hypothetical protein Nmar_0204), which codes for MLNKNILIAFTASITVSAIVAQMLSDQADYLNTTYTLAVDYVIYFSTFGGLYYLDNRKKYLLESGQTDKAKLKHDLIKIVASLGIAEVVYTIVRWILQYYFLMLNYDAYLASIVSQVISTIIYMVIINLSVKMTRLYKDGN